Proteins encoded together in one Benincasa hispida cultivar B227 chromosome 1, ASM972705v1, whole genome shotgun sequence window:
- the LOC120072275 gene encoding uncharacterized protein LOC120072275, which yields MVDFFMTTDKQMEEPKSRKPRQRRNLQMEELPTFTKWLNSVGHSGSCNDANSKSKPVNGNRPVVRTPVVVFDSSEDGGAVVADVPKDRVQAVDDSISARAGCCCWQSSKSTRRECALKFHLSLRKRKVVTNGSEVEVVTVVSNLREEETVVAVSDVLEKDGCGCRCFPTFQICGRRKSIVVLQKEDGAVTDDPNLRTEEVANRGPDLVKEEEVVVVGGSDLRKEEGSGCCCGRCGCFPAFQICRRRNVVASKEEAVVDVPEVEEEVANDKVNKQEGDSVECLQAFQSHICCAGRKTVDDNPKTFEKEALASEDSSNVDVPDLQKEGSGGCCSCFKCMPTLHICGRRRNAVSEVPNPGREEKVVVSVSDPPEGEEVVAADEEWHSKSTQGGICWPFQICTRGWLPRFFLCGERITVDASNHREEEEKAPPDVQKEEVVAVIPDPQKESIAVADGIPDDGKEKQVAADDIPVQSTEEKMSAGKEENASSGSIQETFEPDLNQEDEGGCCRCFKLGGKEGSRRQHRRSPKSREGGWGFQICGWLPTLDMCRGRKKESVSIAKLHEKEGLVDNGVSEVHNEVVDAAGVTGVVADTDHSNSTRCCGCWHSKPRRRRAVDVVKDGGSGRCSKSKRRKGWLRRWGRKQREGKERKKKKFKIF from the exons atgGTCGATTTTTTTATGACCACTGATAAGCAAATGGAAGAACCGAAATCAAGGAAGCCCCGCCAACGGAGGAACCTCCAGATGGAGGAATTGCCCACTTTCACTAAATGGCTAAACTCAGTCGGTCATTCAGGTTCTTGCAACGATGCCAATTCCAAATCTAAACCTGTTAATGGCAATCGCCCCGTTGTAAGGACCCCTGTCGTCGTTTTTGATTCGTCAGAGGATGGTGGGGCAGTTGTCGCCGATGTTCCGAAGGACAGAGTGCAGGCTGTGGATGATTCTATATCTGCGCGAgctggttgttgttgttggcaaagttccaaatctacgCGGCGGGAGTGTGCATTAAAATTCCATCTCTCTCTAAGGAAGAGAAAGGTGGTTACCAATGGTTCAGAGGTAGAGGTTGTTACCGTCGTTTCGAATCTGCGGGAGGAGGAGACGGTGGTGGCTGTCAGCGATGTTCTCGAAAAGGACGGGTGTGGTTGCAGGTGTTTCCCAACGTTCCAGATCTGCGGGAGAAGAAAAAGCATAGTTGTTCTTCAAAAAGAGGATGGAGCGGTTACCGACGATCCGAATCTGCGGACGGAGGAAGTGGCTAATCGTGGTCCAGATTTGGTGAAGGAAGAGGAAGTCGTCGTCGTCGGCGGTTCAGATCTGCGTAAGGAGGAGGGGAGTGGTTGCTGTTGTGGACGATGTGGATGTTTCCCGGCGTTTCAGATTTGCAGGAGGAGGAATGTGGTGGCCAGCAAGGAAGAGGCGGTTGTTGATGTTCCAGAGGTAGAAGAAGAAGTGGCTAATGATAAGGTAAACAAGCAAGAGGGCGATTCAGTGGAATGCTTACAAGCATTCCAATCCCACATCTGCTGCGCAGGGAGGAAAACAGTGGACGACAATCCAAAGACATTCGAGAAGGAGGCGCTGGCGTCTGAAGATTCTTCAAACGTCGACGTTCCAGATTTGCAGAAAGAAGGGAGTGGTGGCTGCTGCAGTTGTTTTAAATGTATGCCGACATTACACATCTGCGGGCGGAGGAGGAATGCGGTTTCCGAAGTTCCAAATCCAGGCAGGGAAGAGAAAGTGGTTGTCTCTGTTTCAGATCCGCCGGAGGGGGAGGAGGTGGTTGCTGCCGATGAGGAATGGCATTCCAAATCTACTCAAGGGGGAATTTGTTGGCCATTCCAGATCTGCACAAGAGGATGGTTGCCTAGGTTTTTTCTGTGTGGGGAAAGGATCACCGTTGATGCTTCAAATCAtcgagaggaagaagaaaaggcgCCTCCCGACGTTCAAAAGGAGGAGGTTGTTGCTGTCATTCCAGATCCTCAGAAAGAGAGCATTGCAGTGGCTGACGGCATTCCAGATGACGGCAAGGAAAAACAGGTGGCTGCCGACGACATTCCAGTTCAAAGTACGGAGGAGAAGATGTCTGCCGGTAAGGAAGAGAATGCGTCTTCCGGCAGCATTCAGGAGACATTTGAACCAG ATTTGAACCAGGAGGATGAAGGTGGTTGCTGCCGGTGTTTCAAACTTGGGGGAAAAGAGGGTAGTCGCCGCCAACACCGCCGGAGTCCAAAATCTAGGGAAGGAGGTTGGGGATTCCAGATCTGTGGGTGGCTACCAACACTAGACATGTGCAGAGGGAGAAAGAAGGAATCTGTTAGCattgcaaaattgcatgaaaaagaAGGGTTGGTCGACAATGGCGTTTCGGAAGTTCATAATGAGGTGGTGGATGCCGCCGGCGTTACGGGCGTGGTGGCTGACACCGATCATTCTAATTCTACGCGATGTTGTGGTTGTTGGCATTCCAAACCACGGCGGAGGAGGGCGGTGGATGTAGTTAAGGACGGCGGTAGTGGTCGGTGTTCCAAATCTAAGCGTAGAAAAGGGTGGCTACGACGATGGGGAAGGAAACAAAGAGAgggaaaggaaagaaagaaaaagaaattcaaaattttttaa